The DNA segment CACTTAATCCTTAATTAAAAATTGAAAATCTTCTAAAGTATATAAAAGCAAATTACGCTCCTTATTTAGAATAAGCTCTTTACTAAAGCCACTCTTTGAAAAAAGCACATATAAATTAGGTTGAATTTGCAACTGTTTTGCTTTGTTTTTTAAGGTATTTAAAATATTTTTACATATTTTTCTTTCTTTAAATTTAACCTCACCTAAAACACAAAAATTTTCTTTTTTATAATAAAGATCTATCTCACAATAATAATTCCAAAAACTATACACCTGCTTTACCTTAAGCTTTTTAGCTAAAAATTCTTTACACAAAAGCTCAAAAGTAAAGCTTTGATATTTTTCTAAATTTTCTTGGATTACCTCCATTAGCTCGTTGTATCTTTTCATCGTAATTAAGTTTAAATTAGGATATATAAAATAAAAGAAAAATCTCAATCCTTGATTTTTAAAAACAACCTTATCTTGAATGCTATATGAGCGTAATTCTTTTTTAATCTTTTGTCTTTTATTTTTCACAATAGGCTTTTCTTGACTTTTTTCCAAAGTCAAAATATTTTTTTCTAAAAGTTTATTAACAAGTCCTAGAGCTTGAAAATGCGGAATAGATTTATTGATAGAATAGCGTTTTCTATCATTTTTACTTAAAACGCTCAAAGCCTTCAAAGCATTATCATCTAAATTTAAATAAGATAAAATATCAAAAGCTTTTAAAATAAAAACATTTAAAATATTATCATATAAACTTAATTTCAAATCAAATTCAAATTCATCAAAAATACTATAAAAATCAAAAATATTTTTAAGCTCCAAAGTTTCACAGCGTTTTGAAAAATCACTAAAATTTATAACCACATCCTTATTTTAAATATTTTGTATGATATAATTTTAACAAATTTTTGGGGGATTTTTTTGAATATTGAAACATTAAAACAAGATATTATTTTAAAAAAAGGCATATATTATTTTGATTTTACAGCTAGCGCT comes from the Campylobacter sp. CNRCH_2014_0184h genome and includes:
- a CDS encoding DUF234 domain-containing protein translates to MVINFSDFSKRCETLELKNIFDFYSIFDEFEFDLKLSLYDNILNVFILKAFDILSYLNLDDNALKALSVLSKNDRKRYSINKSIPHFQALGLVNKLLEKNILTLEKSQEKPIVKNKRQKIKKELRSYSIQDKVVFKNQGLRFFFYFIYPNLNLITMKRYNELMEVIQENLEKYQSFTFELLCKEFLAKKLKVKQVYSFWNYYCEIDLYYKKENFCVLGEVKFKERKICKNILNTLKNKAKQLQIQPNLYVLFSKSGFSKELILNKERNLLLYTLEDFQFLIKD